In Pectobacterium aroidearum, the following are encoded in one genomic region:
- the yceD gene encoding 23S rRNA accumulation protein YceD, which yields MQKVKLPLTLDAVRTAQKRLDYVGIYSPEQVERVAESVVSVDSDVQASLSFNIDNQRLAVIDGNADVTVTLMCQRCGKPFEHQVHATFCFSPVVNDEQAEALPEAYEPIGVDEFGEVDLLAMIEDEIILMLPIAPVHDSEHCEVSEADMVFGQLPEEAEKPNPFAVLASLKRK from the coding sequence ATGCAAAAGGTAAAATTACCCTTAACCCTTGATGCGGTCCGCACTGCTCAGAAGCGTTTAGACTACGTTGGTATCTATTCGCCAGAACAAGTAGAGCGTGTTGCCGAATCAGTGGTGAGTGTGGATAGTGATGTTCAGGCCTCTTTATCTTTCAATATTGATAATCAGCGTCTGGCAGTGATTGACGGTAACGCCGATGTTACGGTCACACTGATGTGTCAACGTTGCGGAAAGCCGTTTGAGCATCAAGTCCATGCGACATTCTGTTTTAGCCCGGTCGTCAATGATGAGCAGGCCGAAGCGTTACCGGAAGCGTATGAGCCGATCGGCGTTGATGAGTTTGGCGAAGTCGATCTGCTGGCAATGATTGAAGATGAAATTATTCTGATGTTGCCTATCGCCCCGGTGCATGATTCTGAACACTGTGAAGTGTCCGAAGCGGACATGGTGTTTGGCCAACTGCCTGAAGAGGCGGAAAAACCAAATCCGTTTGCCGTATTAGCCAGTTTAAAGCGTAAGTAA
- a CDS encoding cytochrome b translates to MLWRNTSSRYGHISILLHWIAALTVYGMFALGLWMVTLGYYNIWYHRAPEIHKAIGVLFFAILIFRVVWRFISPPPPPLKSYSTLTRVSATLAHIALYVILFAILISGYLISTAEGHSISVFGWFSIPAIVSGLTDQADIAGDVHLYLAWAVVALSALHGLAALKHHFIDGDNTLKRMLGRNVP, encoded by the coding sequence ATGCTTTGGCGTAATACCTCTTCTCGTTATGGCCATATCAGCATTCTTTTGCACTGGATTGCAGCGTTAACCGTTTATGGCATGTTCGCTTTAGGCCTGTGGATGGTCACATTAGGCTACTACAATATCTGGTATCACCGTGCTCCGGAGATCCACAAAGCGATTGGCGTATTGTTCTTTGCCATCTTAATTTTTCGCGTGGTGTGGCGCTTTATTTCTCCACCGCCTCCACCGTTGAAAAGCTACTCCACATTGACCCGCGTCAGCGCGACGCTGGCTCACATTGCGCTTTATGTCATTCTTTTCGCCATTCTTATTAGTGGATATCTCATTTCCACTGCCGAAGGGCATTCCATCTCAGTTTTTGGCTGGTTTTCTATTCCGGCCATTGTCAGCGGCTTGACGGATCAGGCCGATATAGCAGGCGACGTGCATCTTTATCTTGCATGGGCGGTGGTTGCCTTATCAGCGCTGCACGGTTTAGCCGCATTAAAACACCACTTTATCGATGGTGATAACACGTTGAAACGGATGTTGGGTCGCAACGTTCCTTAA
- a CDS encoding putative quinol monooxygenase, with protein sequence MEIRIVATIQAKAEFIADVTATLKRVVVPSRQEAGNVQYDLHEVVDKAGSFVFFERWKDREALTSHEQSDHFKNLLAELDGKTDSVDIKLLRFLG encoded by the coding sequence ATGGAAATTCGTATTGTTGCTACCATTCAGGCAAAAGCAGAGTTCATTGCAGACGTGACCGCAACGCTAAAGCGCGTGGTGGTGCCCAGCCGACAGGAAGCGGGTAATGTGCAGTATGATCTGCATGAAGTCGTAGATAAAGCTGGTTCGTTCGTGTTCTTCGAGCGCTGGAAAGATCGAGAGGCTTTGACATCACATGAGCAGAGCGATCACTTCAAGAACCTGCTGGCTGAACTGGATGGCAAAACGGACAGCGTAGATATCAAGCTATTGCGTTTTTTAGGCTAA
- a CDS encoding rhodanese-related sulfurtransferase, producing MPVLHNRISNEELKARMLAETEPRTTVSFYKYFTIDDPKAFRDRLYIQLEQCKVFGRIYIATEGINAQISVPNNQFDAFKAVLFSAHPALDQIRLNIALEDDGKSFWVLRMKVRERIVADGIDDPTFNPANVGQYLKADQVNAMADDPDTVFVDMRNHYEYEVGHFENALEVPSDTFREQLPMAVEMLDEARDKNIVMYCTGGIRCEKASAYMLHHGFKNVYHVEGGIIEYARQAKAQGLPLKFIGKNFVFDERMGERISDDVIAHCHQCGASCDSHTNCRNEGCHLLFIQCPACAAKYEGCCSTQCLDEMKLPLEEQRAIRSGRENGMKIFNKSKGLLQSTLHIPAPAVKDKAE from the coding sequence ATGCCAGTGTTACATAACCGGATTTCTAATGAGGAACTGAAGGCGCGTATGCTTGCGGAAACCGAGCCGCGTACCACAGTTTCCTTCTATAAATATTTCACCATTGACGATCCCAAAGCCTTTCGCGATCGTCTGTATATTCAGCTTGAGCAGTGTAAGGTCTTCGGTCGCATTTATATTGCTACTGAGGGGATTAACGCGCAAATCAGCGTACCCAATAATCAGTTCGATGCTTTCAAGGCGGTATTATTCAGTGCACACCCGGCACTCGATCAGATTCGCTTGAATATTGCCCTGGAAGATGACGGGAAATCGTTCTGGGTATTGCGTATGAAAGTGCGCGAACGGATTGTCGCTGATGGGATAGATGATCCGACATTTAACCCAGCGAATGTTGGGCAATACCTGAAAGCCGATCAGGTTAATGCCATGGCGGACGATCCTGACACCGTGTTTGTCGATATGCGTAATCATTACGAGTATGAAGTCGGACACTTCGAGAATGCGCTGGAAGTGCCGTCGGATACGTTTCGTGAGCAGTTGCCAATGGCGGTTGAGATGCTTGATGAGGCGCGTGACAAAAATATTGTCATGTACTGCACGGGCGGTATTCGCTGCGAGAAGGCCAGCGCCTACATGTTGCACCATGGCTTCAAGAATGTGTATCACGTAGAAGGCGGTATTATTGAGTATGCGCGCCAGGCTAAAGCTCAGGGGCTACCACTGAAGTTTATCGGCAAGAATTTCGTTTTTGATGAACGAATGGGAGAGCGCATTTCTGATGACGTTATCGCGCATTGCCATCAGTGCGGTGCGTCGTGTGATAGCCATACTAACTGCCGTAATGAAGGGTGCCATCTGCTGTTTATCCAGTGCCCTGCCTGCGCTGCAAAATACGAAGGTTGCTGTAGCACACAGTGTTTGGATGAAATGAAATTGCCGTTGGAAGAGCAAAGAGCGATACGCAGCGGGCGTGAGAATGGAATGAAGATTTTCAATAAATCTAAAGGACTATTACAGTCAACGTTGCACATTCCGGCTCCTGCAGTGAAAGACAAGGCCGAATAA
- the dinI gene encoding DNA damage-inducible protein I — protein sequence MRVEITLAKTTPLPAGAIDALRHELEKRIHKIYPDTPIQVRYASANNLTVMGAGKDDKDRISEILQETWESADDWFTAE from the coding sequence ATGCGCGTAGAAATCACTCTTGCAAAGACAACGCCTTTACCCGCCGGTGCGATTGATGCACTCAGGCATGAGCTGGAAAAACGTATTCACAAAATTTATCCCGATACGCCCATTCAGGTTCGTTATGCATCTGCAAATAACCTGACGGTAATGGGTGCAGGCAAAGATGACAAAGATCGTATCTCTGAAATTTTGCAGGAAACGTGGGAAAGTGCCGACGACTGGTTTACAGCAGAGTAA
- a CDS encoding nucleoside triphosphate pyrophosphatase yields MQQIVLASTSPYRRALLEKLGLPFVCASPDIDETPQPGEDAVDLVLRLAESKARTLATHYPNHLIIGSDQVCVLGNTITGKPHNKENATRQLQQASGKCVSFFTGLALFNSATQEIQRIAEPFDVHFKTLTDAEIDGYLEKEQPWNCAGSFKSEGLGIALFERLSGRDTNTLIGLPLIALIQMLQKEGVNPLTA; encoded by the coding sequence ATGCAGCAGATCGTTCTCGCTTCAACTTCACCTTATCGCCGGGCCTTATTGGAAAAACTGGGCCTCCCCTTTGTTTGCGCGTCGCCAGACATCGATGAAACCCCGCAGCCGGGTGAAGATGCCGTCGATCTCGTGCTTCGCCTTGCTGAAAGCAAAGCCCGAACATTGGCCACACACTACCCCAATCACCTGATTATCGGCTCCGATCAGGTTTGCGTTCTGGGAAATACCATTACGGGAAAACCCCATAATAAGGAGAATGCAACGCGACAGTTACAGCAGGCCAGCGGGAAATGCGTTTCCTTCTTTACCGGTTTAGCGCTTTTCAATAGTGCGACCCAAGAAATACAACGCATCGCGGAACCATTTGACGTGCATTTTAAAACGCTAACGGATGCGGAAATTGACGGCTATCTGGAGAAGGAGCAGCCGTGGAACTGCGCGGGCAGTTTCAAAAGCGAAGGGTTGGGTATTGCCCTCTTTGAACGGTTATCCGGGCGCGATACTAATACGCTCATTGGGTTACCACTGATCGCGCTGATTCAGATGCTACAAAAGGAAGGCGTTAATCCTTTGACGGCGTAA
- the rluC gene encoding 23S rRNA pseudouridine(955/2504/2580) synthase RluC has translation MKTDNPSVQFVTISADEAGQRVDNFLHTHLKGVPKSMVYRILRKGEVRINKKRVKPEYKLLDGDVIRIPPVRQAERDETPVSASLGKVAALAECIIYEDDYLLVLNKPSGTAVHGGSGLSFGVIEGLRALRPEARFLELVHRLDRDTSGVLLVAKKRSALRSLHEQLRLKGMQKDYLALVRGQWQSHCKVVQAPLLKNILQSGERVVRVNSEGKPSETRFKVEERFEHATLVRASPVTGRTHQIRVHTQYAGHPIAFDDRYGDREFDEQLADTGLKRLFLHAQALRFEHPNTGETLRIEAPLDNGLRRCLQALRKTKA, from the coding sequence ATGAAAACAGATAATCCTTCAGTACAATTTGTGACGATCTCCGCAGATGAAGCGGGGCAGCGCGTCGATAACTTTTTGCATACCCACTTAAAGGGTGTGCCTAAAAGCATGGTTTACCGTATCTTGCGTAAAGGCGAGGTAAGGATAAATAAGAAACGGGTCAAGCCTGAGTATAAATTGCTCGACGGCGATGTCATTCGTATTCCGCCTGTTCGGCAGGCAGAACGTGATGAAACGCCTGTTTCTGCGAGTCTTGGTAAAGTCGCGGCGTTGGCCGAGTGCATTATTTACGAAGATGACTACCTGCTGGTGCTGAATAAGCCCTCGGGTACCGCTGTGCATGGCGGGAGCGGTCTGAGCTTCGGCGTAATTGAAGGCCTGCGTGCTTTACGCCCGGAAGCGCGTTTTCTGGAGCTAGTACACCGCCTCGATCGCGATACGTCAGGCGTTTTGCTGGTAGCGAAAAAACGTTCGGCTTTGCGCTCTCTGCATGAACAGCTGCGGCTGAAAGGCATGCAAAAAGATTATCTGGCGCTGGTTCGCGGACAATGGCAATCCCATTGCAAGGTTGTCCAGGCACCGTTGCTAAAAAATATTCTACAAAGCGGTGAGCGCGTTGTGCGGGTTAACAGCGAAGGTAAGCCGTCAGAAACGCGCTTTAAGGTAGAAGAGCGTTTTGAGCATGCAACTCTGGTGAGGGCGAGTCCTGTCACCGGACGTACGCATCAAATTCGTGTACACACTCAATATGCTGGGCATCCGATAGCATTTGATGACCGTTACGGCGATCGTGAATTCGATGAGCAACTGGCGGACACCGGTTTAAAACGTCTGTTCCTGCATGCGCAGGCACTGCGTTTTGAGCATCCGAATACTGGCGAGACGTTGAGAATCGAAGCGCCTTTGGATAATGGGCTACGTCGCTGTCTTCAGGCGTTGCGTAAGACAAAAGCATAA
- the pyrC gene encoding dihydroorotase: MTAQPTILKIRRPDDWHIHLRDDRMLETVLPYTSRFFGRAIVMPNLTPPITTVASAIAYRQRILAAVPQGDDFHPLMTCYLTDALDANEIVSGFEQGVFTAAKLYPANATTNSSHGVTSVANISGILEKMQKIGMPLLIHGEVTDAAVDIFDREARFIETVLEPLRQQFPELKVVLEHITTKEAAQYVVEGNDYLAATITPQHLMFNRNHMLVGGVRPHLYCLPILKRNTHQQALREAVASGCERLFLGTDSAPHAKHRKESSCGCAGVFNAQAALSTYATVFEEMNALDKLEAFCSLNGPRFYGLPVNDSWIELYRETVTFPEEISLGDESLIPFLAGQSLNWSVR, encoded by the coding sequence ATGACCGCACAGCCCACTATTCTTAAAATCCGTCGTCCTGACGATTGGCACATTCACCTGCGTGACGATCGGATGCTGGAAACCGTTCTCCCCTATACCAGCCGTTTCTTTGGCCGTGCGATTGTTATGCCTAACCTGACGCCGCCGATTACCACGGTGGCCAGCGCTATCGCGTATCGCCAACGTATTTTAGCCGCGGTTCCGCAGGGTGATGACTTTCACCCGCTGATGACGTGCTACCTGACCGATGCGCTTGATGCCAATGAAATCGTGAGTGGTTTTGAGCAAGGCGTCTTTACTGCTGCCAAATTATACCCGGCCAACGCCACAACAAACTCCAGCCATGGAGTAACCAGCGTCGCCAATATCTCCGGCATTTTGGAAAAAATGCAAAAAATTGGCATGCCGTTGCTCATCCACGGTGAAGTTACCGACGCTGCCGTGGATATTTTCGATCGGGAAGCGCGATTCATCGAAACGGTATTGGAACCATTGCGCCAACAGTTTCCTGAGCTGAAGGTCGTCCTCGAGCACATTACGACGAAAGAAGCCGCGCAGTACGTGGTTGAAGGTAATGATTATCTCGCCGCAACCATTACACCGCAGCACCTGATGTTTAACCGCAATCATATGCTGGTTGGCGGCGTTCGCCCTCACCTGTATTGCCTGCCGATCTTAAAACGCAATACGCATCAGCAGGCACTACGTGAAGCCGTAGCCAGCGGTTGTGAACGCCTTTTCCTCGGTACTGATTCAGCGCCTCACGCGAAACACAGGAAAGAATCCAGCTGTGGCTGTGCTGGAGTATTCAATGCCCAGGCGGCATTAAGCACATACGCCACCGTTTTTGAAGAAATGAACGCGCTTGATAAACTCGAAGCATTTTGCTCCCTAAACGGCCCACGTTTTTATGGCCTGCCAGTGAACGACAGCTGGATTGAGCTTTACCGTGAAACGGTCACGTTCCCGGAAGAAATCTCGCTTGGCGATGAGTCGTTAATCCCCTTCCTTGCCGGACAAAGCCTCAACTGGTCAGTCCGTTAA
- the bssS gene encoding biofilm formation regulator BssS, giving the protein MDRKNEVIQTHPLVGWDISTVDSYDAMMIRLHYLSTSDQAPDEAHVDRTLWLTTDVARQLIHILEAGIAKIESTDCDVSDYRKH; this is encoded by the coding sequence ATGGATAGAAAAAATGAAGTTATTCAGACACATCCTCTTGTAGGTTGGGATATCAGCACCGTTGACAGTTATGATGCCATGATGATCCGTTTACACTACTTATCCACCTCGGATCAAGCACCAGATGAAGCACATGTAGACCGCACGCTTTGGCTAACGACCGATGTTGCACGGCAACTGATACACATACTCGAAGCCGGTATTGCAAAAATCGAATCAACAGACTGTGACGTCAGTGATTATCGAAAACATTAG
- a CDS encoding YceI family protein: MKKTLLSLTAVSMLASAGSALAAEYKFDKEGQHAFIEFRIKHLGYSWLYGSFNDFDGAFTFDEKNPSADKVNVTINTNSVDTNHAERDKHLRSAEFLNVTKHPQATFTSTEVKKDGEDYDITGNLTLNGVTKPVKLDAKLIGQGDDPWGNYRAGFQAEGTIKLKDFNITTDLGPASQEVELIIAVEGVRQK, encoded by the coding sequence CTGAAGAAAACACTACTGAGCCTGACCGCAGTATCCATGCTTGCCTCTGCCGGTTCTGCACTGGCGGCAGAGTACAAGTTCGATAAAGAAGGCCAGCACGCGTTTATTGAATTCCGCATTAAACACCTCGGTTACAGCTGGCTTTACGGCAGCTTTAATGACTTCGATGGCGCCTTTACCTTTGATGAGAAAAACCCATCAGCGGATAAAGTGAATGTCACCATCAACACCAACAGCGTTGACACCAATCATGCTGAGCGTGACAAGCACCTTCGCAGCGCAGAATTTTTAAACGTTACCAAGCATCCGCAGGCGACGTTTACGTCAACGGAAGTGAAGAAAGACGGTGAAGATTACGATATTACCGGCAACCTGACCTTAAATGGCGTCACCAAGCCCGTTAAGCTTGATGCCAAACTTATCGGCCAGGGTGATGATCCGTGGGGTAACTATCGTGCCGGTTTTCAAGCCGAAGGGACTATCAAGCTGAAAGACTTCAACATTACGACTGATTTAGGTCCAGCCTCGCAAGAGGTGGAACTGATTATTGCCGTTGAAGGCGTTCGCCAGAAGTAA
- a CDS encoding NADH:flavin oxidoreductase/NADH oxidase yields MSQLFSPVSLGKLELPNRIIIAPMCQYSAEDGKATAWHTMHLGNLSHSGAGLLIIEATAVSPEGRISPRDLGLWDDVTEQALADAVNAVKTYSSMPLGIQLGHAGRKASTGVPWSGRAFLRPEQGGWQTIAPSAIPYNDSDAAPLAMSEQHIRALIDSFVSSAKRADRLGFDLIEIHAAHGYLLHQFLSPLTNQRTDNYGGSLQNRIRLVVEIYRAVREVFPAHKAVGVRISATDGVEGGWDLEQSVQLSQALHELGCDFIHVSSGGLSPLQQIHPAPNYQVPYAQRIKQEVGITTIAVGLITEPEQAEAIVATGEADAIGLARAILFDPRWPWHAAARLGAQVSAPAQYWRSEPRYARGIFKQ; encoded by the coding sequence ATGAGTCAGCTTTTCTCCCCCGTATCTCTTGGTAAACTCGAACTACCTAACCGAATCATCATTGCCCCTATGTGCCAGTATTCGGCTGAGGACGGCAAAGCGACGGCCTGGCATACCATGCATTTAGGTAACCTGTCACATTCCGGAGCAGGATTACTCATTATCGAAGCTACCGCGGTTTCTCCAGAAGGCCGAATTTCCCCACGCGACCTTGGCTTGTGGGATGACGTGACAGAGCAAGCCCTTGCTGACGCGGTTAACGCGGTCAAAACCTATTCTTCCATGCCTCTCGGCATACAGCTGGGTCACGCAGGTCGCAAAGCCTCAACGGGGGTTCCTTGGAGCGGGCGAGCATTTCTGCGTCCGGAGCAGGGAGGCTGGCAGACTATCGCACCATCAGCGATCCCCTATAATGACAGCGATGCTGCGCCGCTAGCGATGTCAGAACAACACATTCGTGCGTTAATTGATTCATTCGTTTCGTCTGCTAAACGTGCGGATCGTCTGGGCTTTGACCTGATAGAAATTCATGCTGCTCACGGCTATTTGCTGCATCAGTTCCTTTCACCGCTGACAAATCAGCGCACAGATAACTACGGGGGTTCACTTCAGAACCGGATACGCCTGGTCGTCGAGATTTACCGTGCAGTACGCGAGGTTTTCCCGGCGCACAAAGCCGTTGGCGTGCGCATTTCTGCGACAGATGGCGTTGAGGGAGGTTGGGATCTGGAGCAGTCGGTACAGCTTAGTCAAGCGCTGCACGAATTAGGCTGCGATTTCATCCACGTATCCAGTGGCGGACTATCGCCGTTGCAACAAATCCATCCGGCACCCAATTATCAGGTGCCGTATGCGCAGCGGATTAAGCAAGAGGTAGGAATCACCACCATCGCTGTTGGGCTAATAACCGAGCCGGAACAGGCAGAAGCGATCGTCGCAACTGGTGAAGCAGACGCTATTGGGCTGGCTCGCGCCATTCTCTTCGATCCCCGTTGGCCATGGCATGCGGCCGCAAGACTGGGCGCGCAGGTATCCGCCCCGGCACAGTACTGGCGTAGTGAACCACGCTATGCCAGGGGCATTTTCAAACAGTAG
- the rne gene encoding ribonuclease E, whose protein sequence is MKRMLINATQQEELRVALVDGQRLYDLDIESPGHEQKKANIYKGKITRIEPSLEAAFVDYGAERHGFLPLKEIAREYFPSNYASHGRPNIKDVLREGQEVIVQVDKEERGNKGAALTTFISLAGSYLVLMPNNPRAGGISRRIEGDDRTELKEALGSLQLPDGMGLIVRTAGVGKSAEALQWDLAFRLKHWDAIKKAAEGRPAPFLIHQESNVIVRAFRDYLRPDIGEILIDNPKILDLAKEHISALGRPDFSSKIKLYSGEIPLFSHYQIESQIESAFQREVRLPSGGSIVIDTTEALTAIDINSARATRGGDIEETAFNTNLEAADEIARQLRLRDLGGLIVIDFIDMTPVRHQREVENRLRDSVRQDRARIQIGRISRFGLLEMSRQRLSPSLGESSHHVCPRCSGTGTIRDNESLSLSILRLIEEEALKENTKEVHAIVPVQIASYLLNEKRDAVNAIEKRQGGVRAVIVPHDGMQTPHYSVVRVRKGEEKPTLSYLLPQRLETETQQQQDEQTIERKQPEQPALATFTMAEMPAETAPSVAKATPAAAKPAETAQPGLISRFFSALKSAFASEPAVKAADSVDEKKAEEEKSADGQRSERRNSRRQGNNRRDRNSRDDRGSRDNREPRDEQRRNKRQNEEVVAENAEKTSSEEQPRREPRAERQRRRQDERRQAPAEAKTQATVDDSDDNVAEQDKPTQVMPRRQRRQLSQKVRVQSDTQQDTLSDSTVPVAVPSEQAQSYVKSNEAAVDNNEVDSEQNDANRANAENGGMPRRSRRSPRHLRVSGQRRRRYRDERYPSQSPMQLEFAAASPEMASGKVWISYPLAQTQQAEGQPQDENVAAIETPLLPTVVETAVTTQIDTAESNVAENVAIAETAVQEDAVVTATAQSADVIQDSNVANVEVSAADEDTVIEPVTENTAIDDAIAAVAVSAVEEAKVADTALAAEDAQIVEPVATETVIAETLATDDVATEASVEDKQTDSIADATEKADVAEPVSTPAVSAVQETIPPQRAQDEPVTAASAQPIVEEPVSSVAKAATVAEQPRYKFHATAPMTKAPAPTYHAEPARQSDWVRPAYPFSGKGSAGGHAAVNQSTAPATKPTPVSE, encoded by the coding sequence ATGAAAAGAATGTTAATTAACGCAACTCAGCAGGAAGAGTTGCGTGTTGCCTTGGTTGATGGTCAACGGCTGTATGATTTGGATATCGAAAGTCCAGGTCATGAGCAGAAGAAAGCAAATATCTACAAAGGTAAAATCACTCGTATCGAACCCAGTCTTGAAGCGGCTTTTGTTGATTACGGCGCAGAAAGACATGGTTTCCTCCCTCTTAAAGAAATCGCCCGCGAATACTTCCCCAGCAACTATGCTTCCCATGGTCGTCCTAACATTAAAGACGTGTTACGTGAAGGTCAGGAAGTCATTGTTCAGGTAGACAAAGAAGAGCGTGGCAACAAAGGCGCTGCGCTGACTACCTTTATCAGCCTGGCGGGTAGCTATCTGGTCTTAATGCCGAATAACCCGCGCGCCGGTGGAATCTCCCGTCGCATCGAAGGTGACGATCGCACCGAGCTCAAAGAAGCCCTGGGGTCGCTGCAACTGCCTGATGGCATGGGTCTCATTGTTCGTACTGCTGGTGTGGGTAAATCCGCTGAAGCCCTGCAATGGGATCTGGCTTTCCGTCTGAAACACTGGGACGCGATCAAAAAAGCCGCCGAAGGCCGCCCTGCACCGTTCCTGATCCATCAGGAAAGTAACGTGATTGTTCGCGCCTTCCGTGACTATCTGCGCCCAGATATTGGCGAAATCCTGATCGACAATCCGAAAATTCTCGATCTGGCGAAAGAACACATTTCTGCGCTGGGTCGTCCTGATTTCAGCAGCAAAATCAAATTGTACAGTGGTGAAATCCCGCTTTTCAGCCACTACCAGATTGAATCGCAGATCGAGTCGGCTTTCCAGCGTGAGGTTCGCCTGCCGTCCGGCGGTTCTATCGTTATCGATACCACCGAAGCGCTGACGGCGATTGATATCAACTCCGCCCGTGCAACGCGCGGTGGCGATATTGAAGAAACCGCGTTTAATACCAACCTTGAAGCCGCAGACGAAATTGCTCGCCAATTGCGCCTGCGTGACCTCGGTGGCCTGATCGTTATCGACTTTATCGATATGACCCCGGTTCGCCACCAGCGCGAAGTGGAAAACCGCCTGCGAGATTCCGTACGTCAGGATCGTGCGCGTATTCAGATTGGCCGCATTTCCCGCTTCGGTCTTCTGGAAATGTCGCGTCAGCGTCTGAGTCCGTCACTGGGTGAATCCAGCCATCACGTCTGCCCGCGTTGTAGCGGTACAGGTACGATTCGTGACAATGAATCACTTTCTCTGTCTATTCTTCGCCTGATTGAAGAAGAAGCGCTGAAAGAAAACACCAAAGAAGTCCACGCGATTGTTCCAGTCCAGATTGCTTCTTATCTGCTGAACGAGAAGCGTGATGCCGTTAACGCCATTGAGAAACGTCAAGGCGGCGTGCGTGCGGTCATCGTGCCACACGATGGCATGCAAACGCCTCACTACTCCGTTGTCCGCGTCCGTAAAGGCGAAGAAAAGCCAACGCTCAGCTATCTGCTGCCTCAGCGTTTGGAAACGGAAACACAGCAACAGCAAGACGAACAGACGATTGAACGTAAACAGCCTGAGCAACCTGCTTTAGCGACGTTTACCATGGCAGAAATGCCAGCGGAAACCGCACCGTCGGTAGCCAAAGCGACACCTGCTGCGGCGAAACCTGCGGAAACCGCTCAGCCAGGCCTCATCAGCCGTTTCTTCAGCGCCTTAAAAAGCGCCTTTGCTTCTGAACCTGCGGTAAAAGCAGCGGATAGCGTCGACGAGAAGAAGGCAGAAGAAGAGAAATCGGCTGACGGTCAGCGTTCTGAACGCCGGAATTCTCGTCGTCAGGGCAATAACCGCCGCGATCGCAATTCTCGTGACGATCGTGGTTCTCGTGACAATCGTGAACCGCGTGATGAGCAGCGCCGTAATAAGCGACAGAACGAGGAAGTGGTTGCGGAAAACGCGGAGAAAACCAGTTCAGAAGAACAGCCTCGCCGTGAACCGCGTGCTGAGCGCCAGCGTCGTCGTCAGGATGAGCGCCGTCAGGCTCCTGCTGAAGCAAAAACTCAGGCAACTGTTGATGATTCCGATGACAACGTAGCCGAGCAGGATAAACCGACTCAGGTTATGCCACGTCGTCAACGCCGTCAGTTGTCACAGAAAGTACGTGTTCAGTCTGACACTCAGCAGGATACCCTCTCCGATAGCACAGTGCCTGTCGCTGTTCCATCTGAGCAGGCTCAATCCTATGTCAAGTCGAACGAGGCTGCGGTAGACAACAACGAGGTCGATAGCGAGCAAAACGACGCAAATCGTGCCAACGCCGAGAATGGGGGAATGCCACGTCGTTCACGCCGTTCGCCGCGTCACCTGCGCGTCAGCGGCCAACGCCGTCGTCGTTATCGTGATGAGCGCTACCCGTCTCAATCTCCTATGCAGTTGGAATTTGCCGCCGCATCACCGGAAATGGCATCAGGAAAAGTGTGGATCAGCTATCCTCTTGCCCAGACACAGCAGGCTGAAGGCCAACCGCAGGACGAAAACGTTGCGGCGATTGAAACACCGCTGTTGCCAACCGTCGTCGAAACTGCAGTGACTACGCAAATCGATACCGCGGAATCCAACGTAGCTGAAAATGTGGCGATTGCTGAAACCGCGGTTCAGGAAGACGCTGTTGTCACCGCAACAGCACAATCTGCCGACGTGATTCAGGATAGCAATGTCGCAAATGTCGAGGTGAGTGCCGCAGACGAAGATACCGTCATCGAGCCCGTTACCGAGAACACCGCTATCGACGATGCTATCGCTGCGGTTGCCGTAAGTGCCGTTGAGGAAGCAAAGGTTGCTGATACTGCACTAGCCGCTGAAGACGCACAGATCGTTGAACCTGTTGCGACTGAAACTGTAATTGCTGAAACTTTAGCTACTGACGATGTCGCTACGGAAGCATCCGTAGAAGACAAGCAGACGGATAGCATTGCTGATGCAACCGAGAAGGCTGATGTGGCAGAACCCGTTTCTACTCCAGCAGTTTCCGCAGTACAGGAAACGATCCCGCCACAGCGCGCTCAGGATGAACCTGTCACCGCGGCCAGCGCACAGCCGATAGTGGAAGAACCTGTATCGAGCGTAGCAAAAGCAGCAACCGTTGCTGAGCAACCTCGCTATAAGTTCCATGCGACAGCGCCGATGACCAAGGCTCCTGCGCCGACATACCACGCGGAACCAGCTCGACAGAGTGATTGGGTTCGTCCTGCCTATCCGTTCTCAGGAAAAGGTTCGGCAGGCGGTCATGCTGCAGTTAACCAGTCAACTGCGCCAGCAACCAAGCCTACACCTGTCAGCGAATAA